From one Nitrospira sp. MA-1 genomic stretch:
- a CDS encoding adenylosuccinate synthase — MAALVVVGSQWGDEGKGKIVDLLAKDADVIVRYQGGSNAGHTVITNKGTFIFHLIPSGILYRGKVCALGNGVAIDPAGLIEELDRLIAKGIPVGKRFLISNRAHVIMPYHKAIDKAAEQAKGARRIGTTGRGIGPAYVDKMARVGIRMGDLLNPDVLQQKIKENLVEINAFLERIYNVDGFTVEKIFKDYQAYGERLRPHITDVALVLDRAFEREKRVLFEGAQGTHLDVDFGTYPYVTSSSSCSGGACTGSGVGPTTIKGVLGVTKAYTTRVGGGPFPTELTDEMGQQLMQRGNEYGSTTGRARRCGWLDMVLLRYAVRINGLTSLAITKLDVLDGCKELKICTGYRYQGKLHKEMPGDLEVLAGCEPVYERWKGWTTETSGLKTYRGLPPAAKRYLARIEELTGCRIDMISTGSKREDTIIVRNPLVRSRKGSSL; from the coding sequence ATGGCCGCGTTGGTTGTTGTCGGCTCCCAATGGGGAGATGAAGGAAAAGGAAAAATTGTGGATCTTCTGGCCAAGGATGCGGATGTCATTGTCCGCTATCAGGGAGGTTCCAATGCCGGCCATACGGTCATTACCAATAAAGGCACCTTTATATTTCATTTGATTCCTTCGGGTATTCTGTATCGAGGGAAGGTGTGCGCGTTGGGGAATGGGGTCGCCATTGATCCGGCCGGGTTGATCGAGGAGTTGGATCGTTTGATCGCTAAGGGGATTCCGGTTGGAAAACGATTTCTGATTAGTAATCGGGCCCATGTCATCATGCCATACCATAAAGCCATTGATAAGGCAGCAGAACAGGCGAAAGGGGCCAGGCGAATCGGGACGACAGGCCGAGGCATTGGGCCGGCGTATGTCGATAAAATGGCGCGAGTCGGCATTCGCATGGGAGATTTGTTAAATCCCGATGTGTTGCAACAAAAGATTAAGGAAAACCTGGTGGAAATCAATGCGTTCTTAGAGCGCATTTACAATGTGGATGGGTTCACCGTTGAGAAAATTTTCAAAGATTACCAGGCCTACGGTGAGCGGCTTCGTCCTCATATTACGGATGTGGCATTGGTCCTGGATCGAGCATTTGAACGGGAGAAACGGGTCTTGTTTGAAGGGGCACAAGGAACCCATTTAGATGTCGATTTTGGGACCTATCCTTATGTGACCTCTTCGAGCTCCTGCTCGGGTGGTGCCTGTACCGGAAGTGGGGTCGGCCCCACGACGATTAAAGGAGTCCTGGGTGTGACGAAGGCCTATACCACCAGAGTCGGTGGAGGTCCGTTTCCGACAGAATTGACGGATGAAATGGGTCAGCAACTCATGCAGCGTGGGAATGAATACGGGTCGACCACGGGTCGGGCACGCCGGTGTGGCTGGTTAGATATGGTGTTATTGCGATATGCCGTTCGAATCAACGGACTCACCTCATTGGCGATCACGAAGTTGGATGTGCTGGATGGCTGCAAAGAATTGAAAATTTGTACGGGATATCGATATCAGGGAAAGCTCCACAAGGAAATGCCAGGTGATTTGGAAGTATTGGCTGGCTGTGAACCGGTGTATGAACGATGGAAGGGCTGGACAACGGAAACGTCTGGATTGAAGACCTATCGAGGTCTTCCACCTGCAGCTAAACGGTACTTGGCCAGAATTGAGGAATTAACCGGATGTCGAATAGATATGATTTCGACCGGTTCCAAGCGTGAAGATACAATTATTGTGAGAAATCCCTTGGTTCGATCACGCAAGGGCTCATCACTTTAA
- a CDS encoding alpha/beta fold hydrolase → MVKAVIDGVTVGYSDQGKGTPLVFIHAFPLSKTMWQPQVDALKDTYRVITIDLAGHGESDIVLWNDTLDHYAKGVIHLLDHLGIAHAVFVGLSMGGYTLFSIYRHYANRVKAMVLADTRAQADSEEGKAGRQSMAEVAFGDGAAAIADLMLPKLLAPSTIQHHPEIVERVRQMILQTSTAGIVVDLVAMAARLDSTDLLSTITCPTLVIVGENDVATPIAESHYIAERIAGSTQVTIPEAGHLSNFEQPEAFNDALRSFLTTHRL, encoded by the coding sequence ATGGTGAAGGCTGTCATTGATGGTGTCACAGTCGGTTATTCCGATCAAGGGAAGGGCACGCCTCTCGTCTTCATCCATGCCTTTCCACTTTCCAAAACCATGTGGCAACCTCAGGTCGATGCCCTGAAGGATACCTATCGAGTGATCACCATCGACCTTGCAGGACATGGAGAATCCGATATCGTGTTATGGAATGATACGTTGGACCATTATGCCAAGGGCGTCATCCACCTGCTCGATCATCTCGGGATTGCTCACGCTGTGTTTGTGGGCTTGTCGATGGGCGGGTATACCCTCTTTTCAATCTATCGACATTATGCGAATCGTGTGAAAGCCATGGTCTTAGCTGATACGAGAGCTCAAGCGGATAGCGAAGAAGGGAAAGCTGGACGCCAATCGATGGCTGAAGTGGCTTTTGGCGATGGAGCAGCGGCCATTGCCGACCTCATGCTTCCTAAACTTCTGGCCCCTTCCACCATTCAGCATCATCCTGAAATTGTGGAGCGGGTTCGACAGATGATTCTTCAAACATCAACAGCAGGAATCGTTGTCGATTTAGTGGCTATGGCCGCCAGACTTGATTCAACGGATCTTTTATCCACAATCACCTGCCCGACTTTAGTCATTGTGGGCGAAAATGATGTCGCCACCCCGATCGCAGAGTCTCATTACATAGCCGAACGGATAGCTGGCTCAACTCAGGTCACCATCCCTGAGGCCGGCCACCTCTCCAACTTCGAACAACCTGAGGCATTCAATGACGCTCTTCGGAGCTTCCTCACGACACACCGATTATAA
- a CDS encoding helix-turn-helix domain-containing protein: MGENLLTVKQAASILGLQESTVRKWVLSRRVGVVRLGRSVRLRRDEVETMIERNYISPVVVQKG, translated from the coding sequence ATGGGCGAAAATCTTTTAACAGTGAAGCAAGCGGCCTCCATCCTGGGCCTTCAAGAAAGTACGGTTCGAAAATGGGTTTTAAGTCGACGTGTGGGCGTTGTGCGCTTGGGTCGGAGTGTTCGCCTCCGCCGTGATGAGGTGGAGACCATGATTGAGCGTAATTATATTAGTCCCGTTGTTGTCCAAAAGGGCTAG
- the nuoF gene encoding NADH-quinone oxidoreductase subunit NuoF, whose product MDNVFAPRVLRELKGEPGEIASYRQEGGYDAWVQCVTKNDPQTIIAQLKEAHLRGRGGAGFPTGLKWDKVVNHRVKERYFVCNAGEHEPGTFKDRYLIRHHPHQLLEGCLIAAFTVGAKAAYIYLNHEFSEERAIFERAKEQATAQGLLGKNFLGTGLNLDIEIFDGYGSYVAGEETAMLESMQGRPAQPKQKPPFYPTEFGLHGKPTLVNNVETLSNIPQLLRNGPEWFRQVGTSTTPGTMLFSLSGAVNRPGVYELPLGTSIRHLIEVCGQGVPNGHGVKAVFPGGPSFSMVGADQLELSMDFDSLKKAGTGLGSAGVIVVDDATCMVEQTLKFSGFFERESCGQCPPCRIGTQELAILMRKIEDGSGEERDLAKLLQICGFVKGTGFCTLVTGAAVLVQNSLRLFRQEFEDHIRLGRCPFRAVPVGAE is encoded by the coding sequence GTGGATAACGTATTTGCACCACGGGTATTGCGGGAGTTAAAGGGTGAACCAGGTGAAATTGCATCGTACCGCCAGGAGGGGGGATATGATGCTTGGGTTCAGTGTGTCACGAAGAACGATCCGCAGACCATTATCGCACAATTAAAAGAGGCCCATCTTCGGGGACGGGGGGGCGCTGGATTTCCTACCGGACTGAAATGGGACAAGGTGGTCAATCATCGGGTTAAAGAGCGATACTTTGTCTGTAATGCCGGGGAACATGAACCGGGAACATTCAAAGATCGATATCTGATTCGACATCATCCTCACCAACTTCTTGAAGGATGCCTGATTGCGGCGTTTACCGTTGGAGCGAAGGCGGCTTATATCTATTTAAATCATGAATTCTCTGAAGAACGAGCTATCTTTGAGCGAGCCAAGGAACAGGCCACAGCTCAGGGGTTATTGGGAAAGAATTTTCTTGGCACAGGTCTCAACCTGGATATTGAAATTTTTGATGGGTATGGCAGTTACGTGGCGGGTGAAGAAACCGCGATGTTGGAATCGATGCAGGGTCGTCCGGCGCAGCCCAAACAAAAACCACCGTTTTATCCCACGGAGTTTGGACTGCATGGCAAGCCGACCTTAGTCAATAATGTTGAAACGCTCTCGAATATTCCCCAACTCTTACGAAATGGACCAGAATGGTTTCGTCAGGTAGGCACCAGTACCACTCCGGGAACGATGTTGTTTTCGCTCAGTGGAGCCGTGAATCGACCCGGTGTGTATGAACTGCCGTTGGGAACGTCCATCAGACATTTGATTGAAGTGTGTGGGCAGGGCGTGCCGAACGGACATGGTGTCAAAGCCGTATTCCCCGGTGGGCCATCCTTTTCCATGGTGGGGGCGGATCAATTGGAATTATCCATGGATTTCGATTCGCTGAAGAAAGCCGGCACGGGATTAGGGTCTGCCGGCGTCATCGTGGTTGATGATGCGACGTGTATGGTGGAGCAAACGCTTAAGTTTTCAGGATTTTTTGAACGGGAAAGTTGCGGGCAATGTCCACCATGCCGGATTGGTACCCAAGAATTGGCTATCCTGATGAGAAAGATAGAAGATGGCTCAGGAGAAGAGCGCGATCTGGCCAAACTTTTGCAGATTTGTGGCTTTGTCAAAGGCACCGGGTTTTGTACACTGGTCACGGGAGCTGCGGTATTGGTACAAAATAGCCTACGCCTGTTTCGTCAAGAATTTGAAGACCATATTCGCCTGGGGCGATGTCCGTTCAGGGCTGTTCCAGTTGGTGCTGAGTAA
- a CDS encoding 2Fe-2S iron-sulfur cluster-binding protein — protein sequence MPRVTFLHPEGKSGEVPAGLSLLEVAEKLGFPLNHDCGGNASCTTCRVDVIAGEENLSDIDFDEQDLLDREALTEPYHRLGCQARVSGDVIVQVPEEKFGEAEVERSA from the coding sequence ATGCCTCGCGTCACATTTCTTCATCCCGAAGGTAAGTCTGGCGAAGTTCCTGCAGGCCTTTCCCTTTTAGAAGTCGCGGAGAAACTCGGATTCCCCTTAAATCATGATTGCGGCGGCAACGCCTCCTGCACGACTTGCCGGGTGGATGTGATTGCTGGCGAGGAAAATCTTTCCGATATCGATTTTGATGAACAGGATTTGCTCGATCGGGAAGCGCTGACTGAGCCTTACCATCGGTTAGGGTGTCAGGCTCGAGTGTCAGGAGATGTGATTGTTCAAGTCCCCGAAGAAAAATTTGGTGAGGCCGAGGTTGAACGATCCGCGTAG
- the folE gene encoding GTP cyclohydrolase I FolE has product MPNLANLETIVKQLLENLGEDPHRNGLINTPKRVANSLAFLTKGYQQDIDELLNGALFPIEYDEMVIVRDIDFFSLCEHHLLPFFGKCHIGYIPNKHVVGLSKIPRIVDAFSRRLQVQERLTVQIAHTLHTKLKPRGVAVVMEARHLCMSMRGVERQNTVAVTSEMLGVFRKQEQTRNEFLKLIRQRGCEGD; this is encoded by the coding sequence ATGCCCAATCTCGCGAACCTGGAAACCATCGTGAAGCAACTTTTGGAAAATCTTGGTGAAGATCCCCATCGAAACGGGTTAATCAATACGCCCAAACGTGTGGCCAATTCCCTGGCCTTTCTCACCAAAGGCTACCAACAAGATATCGATGAATTGCTGAATGGGGCACTATTTCCTATTGAGTATGATGAAATGGTCATTGTGCGCGATATCGATTTTTTTAGCCTCTGTGAGCATCATCTTTTGCCGTTTTTTGGGAAATGTCATATCGGGTATATTCCCAATAAACATGTGGTGGGGCTCAGCAAAATTCCCAGGATCGTCGATGCCTTTAGTCGTCGGTTGCAGGTTCAAGAACGCTTGACGGTTCAGATTGCCCACACCCTTCACACGAAGCTCAAGCCGCGTGGGGTGGCTGTTGTCATGGAAGCCCGTCATCTCTGCATGAGTATGCGTGGGGTAGAAAGACAGAATACCGTGGCGGTCACCAGCGAAATGCTTGGCGTCTTTCGGAAACAGGAACAAACCCGCAACGAATTCCTTAAGCTCATCCGCCAGCGCGGATGCGAGGGCGATTAA
- a CDS encoding DUF2806 domain-containing protein — protein MEIKDLAGLSKPLTRLIEVISNGAGAVTASYLMRKNAEAKAHEIRVISDALNDVAKQHQLPVTYKDGEIEIWQKPEDQTLVLEAKTMEHRSGFRLDYQARKEQSNIESITSKTALELANDESVAPESPDDDWVTRFFKYAQDISSEQMQDLWGRILAGEIRRPGTYSLRTLDFVRNMTRPEAELLERVGKLAITWNATAFVDARDMAWLEADRNIVPGLLFRLAELDVMYPSNLSLRVFREESIDKEYFFLGERILVIERGDIAKEVQVIVWKFTAIGVELLPLVPPNYDDTYLERLGLFFVDRKGKASLAQLIGKDSSGQFEYKILREIMKPEPSLPNEI, from the coding sequence ATGGAAATCAAAGACCTAGCTGGCCTCAGTAAACCACTTACGCGACTCATCGAAGTCATCTCAAATGGTGCCGGTGCGGTCACGGCGTCGTACTTAATGCGGAAGAATGCTGAGGCCAAAGCTCATGAAATCCGAGTCATTTCCGACGCACTAAATGATGTTGCCAAACAACATCAACTACCTGTTACTTACAAGGATGGCGAGATCGAAATTTGGCAAAAGCCAGAAGATCAAACACTCGTTCTTGAAGCAAAGACCATGGAACACCGCTCCGGATTTCGACTGGATTACCAAGCGCGCAAAGAACAATCGAACATTGAAAGCATTACTTCAAAGACTGCTCTTGAGTTGGCAAACGACGAATCTGTGGCACCTGAATCACCTGACGACGATTGGGTGACGCGATTCTTCAAATACGCTCAAGATATCTCTTCCGAACAGATGCAGGACCTGTGGGGTCGCATTCTTGCTGGGGAAATCCGTAGACCCGGGACATATTCCTTGCGAACTCTAGATTTCGTCAGGAACATGACGCGCCCAGAAGCTGAACTTCTCGAACGCGTCGGTAAACTCGCAATTACCTGGAATGCCACCGCATTCGTTGACGCCCGTGATATGGCATGGCTCGAAGCGGACCGTAATATCGTTCCTGGTCTCCTATTTCGGTTGGCGGAACTGGACGTCATGTATCCATCAAACCTCTCGCTACGCGTCTTCCGCGAAGAATCCATTGATAAGGAATATTTTTTCTTAGGCGAACGAATATTGGTAATTGAACGAGGCGATATTGCTAAGGAAGTCCAAGTTATCGTTTGGAAATTCACCGCAATTGGGGTGGAGTTACTCCCACTTGTTCCGCCGAACTATGACGATACCTACTTGGAGCGGCTCGGCCTGTTCTTTGTTGATCGAAAAGGCAAAGCCTCCCTTGCACAGCTCATAGGAAAAGACTCTAGCGGTCAATTTGAGTACAAGATACTGCGTGAGATTATGAAGCCCGAACCGTCCCTGCCAAACGAAATATAA
- a CDS encoding replication-associated recombination protein A gives MELFESQSQKDLFPVQESSDNRHAPLAERMRPKDFEEFVGQEDVLAENQPLRVAIEHDRVPSLILWGPPGTGKTTLASLIAQKTQATFVPFSAVLSGVPELRGLLKTAQQRRKVSGQRTLLFVDEIHRFNKAQQDAFLPYVERGDIILIGATTQNPSFEVIAPLLSRSMVVVLQSLNEEALRHILNRALSDAKRGLGSSRVTLTPDAQQLLIGYGNGDARSMLTGLEFVVGQYAKSGKPTTIDQLQVEQALKQKALRYDRDGEEHYNLISAFIKSMRDSDPDGALYWLARMLEGGEDPKFIARRMMIFASEDIGMADPQGLLIASAVFHAVEVIGLPEAQINLAHGVTYLAIAPKSNASYAGLLAARKDAKEKGNLPVPLHLRNAVTSLMKDLDYGKNYRYAHDDPSGAKGQTHLPKELEGRKYYRSRGSASAGNVDEEDLNSP, from the coding sequence ATGGAATTATTTGAGTCACAGTCCCAGAAAGATCTTTTTCCTGTTCAGGAGTCTTCCGATAACCGTCATGCTCCATTAGCAGAGAGGATGCGGCCAAAGGATTTTGAGGAGTTTGTGGGGCAGGAAGATGTTCTGGCCGAAAATCAGCCGTTGCGTGTGGCCATTGAACATGATCGTGTGCCCTCACTTATTCTGTGGGGGCCGCCGGGGACGGGGAAGACGACGTTAGCGAGTTTAATCGCCCAAAAAACCCAGGCGACATTCGTGCCATTTTCAGCGGTCCTGAGCGGAGTCCCGGAGTTACGCGGATTGCTGAAGACGGCTCAACAACGCCGAAAGGTGTCAGGGCAGCGAACACTTCTTTTTGTGGATGAAATTCATCGATTCAATAAAGCGCAGCAAGATGCCTTCCTTCCCTATGTTGAACGGGGAGATATCATCCTCATTGGAGCCACCACGCAGAATCCTTCTTTTGAAGTGATTGCCCCGTTGTTGTCGCGGTCCATGGTGGTGGTGCTTCAGTCCTTAAACGAGGAGGCGTTGAGACATATCTTGAATCGTGCCCTTTCAGATGCGAAACGAGGGCTTGGTTCTTCACGCGTCACCCTGACTCCCGACGCTCAGCAACTATTGATTGGATATGGCAATGGCGATGCGCGTTCGATGTTAACGGGGCTGGAGTTCGTCGTTGGCCAATATGCGAAGTCAGGCAAACCTACCACCATCGACCAACTGCAAGTCGAGCAAGCCCTGAAGCAGAAGGCTCTACGATACGATCGGGATGGGGAAGAACATTACAATCTGATTTCGGCCTTTATCAAAAGCATGCGGGACTCCGACCCGGATGGGGCGTTGTATTGGCTGGCGCGGATGCTGGAAGGGGGGGAAGATCCCAAGTTTATTGCCAGGCGCATGATGATTTTTGCGTCAGAAGATATCGGGATGGCAGACCCGCAGGGTTTGCTGATCGCCTCGGCTGTTTTTCATGCGGTTGAGGTCATCGGTTTACCTGAAGCACAAATCAATTTGGCTCATGGGGTCACCTATTTAGCTATCGCACCAAAAAGTAATGCATCGTATGCAGGGCTTTTGGCGGCGAGGAAAGATGCCAAGGAAAAAGGTAATCTGCCCGTCCCGCTGCATTTACGTAATGCGGTGACTTCGTTAATGAAGGATTTGGATTATGGGAAAAACTATCGTTATGCCCATGATGATCCAAGCGGCGCCAAAGGCCAAACACATCTTCCTAAAGAATTAGAAGGCCGGAAGTATTATCGGTCCAGGGGTTCCGCCTCTGCTGGTAATGTCGACGAAGAAGATCTTAACTCGCCCTGA
- a CDS encoding ABC-F family ATP-binding cassette domain-containing protein, which translates to MLHIEQISKSHPTKPLFIKASAHLKPNTRVGLVGPNGSGKTSLMRMILTEEEFESGKIRQRPFLRLGYLPQELESLPGNTILDATHRNQFPDHEAKRILAGLGFQESDWERKIDTLSGGYRMRVALAHLLLSAPDVLMLDEPTNHLDKPTQRWLESFLLTSNFTLLIISHDTGFLDNMVTHIWEVRNHTLQEYRGNYTRFQKLRAERDAQEEAAANRQSKEISRVQNFVDRFRYQANKASQVQSRIKQLEKVKRIELQRDTKRLRFKFPDPPASGKDVFELRGIGKRYDEKIIYDGLDFSVERGQRVALVGENGAGKSTLLKILAGVLEFDKGSRTLGHGVTLHYFAQHQAEILKSEHSILDSLEEAAPMTERNFLRGLAGAFLFSGDDQKKPIKALSGGERNRVALARMLVEPANTLLLDEPTNHLDPTSVDMLTDALLQFPGTMVFISHDPTFLMRVATRVVEIDDGQARDYIGDYEYYCWKRAKELEDQVPPEATDDKKKSKKKEKPQKEKPTTEHSTNGTARTTVAPPDGPSRRDLSKSIARLEKQVTTVEKDIAQLEEQIKARDVELADPATYQDYSRWNSLHHEREQWGHDLDRLTHKWGDLSAQLEKQQSQIS; encoded by the coding sequence ATGTTGCATATCGAACAAATTTCCAAGAGCCACCCCACAAAGCCCCTGTTTATTAAGGCCTCGGCACACCTCAAACCCAACACCCGCGTGGGACTTGTTGGTCCGAATGGGTCAGGCAAAACCTCACTGATGCGCATGATCCTCACTGAGGAGGAATTCGAAAGCGGAAAAATCCGACAACGTCCTTTTCTTCGACTTGGCTATCTGCCACAGGAACTGGAGTCCCTGCCGGGAAACACCATTCTCGATGCCACACATCGGAACCAATTCCCCGATCACGAAGCCAAGCGGATTCTTGCCGGCTTAGGATTTCAGGAGTCGGATTGGGAACGAAAAATTGATACCCTCTCCGGTGGCTATCGCATGCGGGTGGCCCTCGCCCACTTATTGCTGTCAGCTCCCGACGTCCTCATGCTGGACGAGCCGACCAACCACCTCGACAAACCAACACAGCGTTGGCTGGAATCATTCCTACTCACTTCGAATTTCACGCTGTTAATCATCAGCCATGATACCGGCTTTTTAGACAACATGGTCACCCATATCTGGGAAGTCCGGAACCATACTCTGCAGGAATACCGCGGCAATTACACGCGCTTCCAAAAGCTTCGGGCAGAGCGAGACGCCCAGGAAGAGGCAGCTGCCAATCGACAATCTAAAGAAATTTCACGCGTCCAAAACTTCGTCGACCGGTTCCGGTACCAGGCCAACAAAGCCAGCCAGGTGCAATCCCGCATCAAACAACTTGAAAAAGTGAAACGCATTGAATTGCAGCGGGACACGAAACGGTTGCGATTTAAATTCCCGGATCCCCCGGCTAGTGGAAAAGACGTGTTCGAGCTACGGGGTATCGGGAAACGCTATGACGAGAAGATCATTTATGATGGCTTGGATTTTTCGGTTGAGCGAGGACAACGCGTGGCCTTAGTCGGAGAAAACGGGGCTGGAAAATCTACGCTCCTCAAAATCCTGGCTGGAGTTTTAGAATTCGACAAAGGGTCCAGAACCTTGGGGCACGGAGTCACCCTCCACTACTTTGCCCAGCACCAGGCCGAGATTCTGAAATCAGAACATTCCATATTGGATTCACTGGAAGAAGCCGCGCCCATGACTGAGCGAAACTTCTTACGGGGTTTAGCCGGCGCATTTTTATTCTCAGGAGATGATCAGAAAAAACCCATCAAAGCCTTGAGCGGCGGGGAACGCAACCGGGTCGCCTTAGCCCGTATGCTCGTCGAACCGGCCAATACCTTGCTCTTAGATGAGCCGACCAACCATTTGGATCCCACATCCGTGGATATGCTGACGGACGCCCTGCTGCAATTTCCGGGGACCATGGTGTTTATCTCGCATGACCCCACATTCCTCATGCGTGTGGCTACACGCGTCGTAGAAATAGACGATGGACAAGCCCGCGATTACATTGGCGACTATGAATATTACTGCTGGAAACGGGCCAAAGAACTTGAAGACCAGGTTCCGCCGGAAGCCACAGACGACAAGAAAAAATCCAAGAAAAAAGAAAAACCTCAAAAGGAAAAACCCACGACCGAGCATTCCACCAATGGGACAGCCAGAACAACCGTCGCACCTCCTGACGGTCCGTCTCGACGAGACCTCTCAAAAAGCATCGCCCGTTTGGAAAAACAAGTCACTACCGTGGAAAAAGACATTGCCCAGCTCGAAGAACAAATCAAAGCCCGGGATGTGGAACTCGCTGACCCGGCCACCTACCAAGACTACTCCCGATGGAATTCCCTCCACCACGAACGCGAACAATGGGGCCATGACCTCGATCGTCTCACCCACAAATGGGGCGACCTCAGCGCCCAACTCGAAAAACAACAATCCCAAATCTCGTAA
- a CDS encoding 6-carboxytetrahydropterin synthase has product MPTISSITRTYRFCAAHRLHTDQLPDDINQKIFGKCNNLNGHGHNYTVLVTVTGELDSRTGLITNVDALDQLVKDKIVDRFDHQHLNFDPAFAQVTTTGENLARLVWDLLVDQIPSGQLAKIGVIETRDNFFEYMGTPGVSSDSSIRNGIKEN; this is encoded by the coding sequence ATGCCGACCATATCCTCAATCACCAGAACCTATAGGTTTTGTGCTGCACATCGCTTGCATACCGATCAATTGCCGGACGATATCAACCAAAAGATCTTTGGGAAATGCAATAACTTGAACGGACATGGGCATAATTATACGGTTCTCGTGACGGTGACCGGTGAATTAGATTCACGCACGGGATTGATCACAAACGTGGACGCTTTGGATCAACTCGTGAAAGACAAGATTGTCGATCGTTTTGATCATCAACATCTCAATTTTGATCCCGCCTTTGCGCAAGTCACGACAACTGGTGAGAATTTAGCGCGTTTGGTTTGGGATTTGCTGGTTGATCAGATTCCTTCCGGCCAATTGGCGAAAATTGGGGTAATTGAAACCAGAGATAACTTCTTTGAATATATGGGCACTCCCGGAGTGTCCAGCGATTCTTCCATCAGAAACGGGATAAAGGAGAACTGA